A region of the Flavobacteriaceae bacterium MAR_2010_188 genome:
TATAAGATCAGGGTTAAGAGTACCTTTCCGGTAGCAACGAGTACTGGTTCTAATGTGTTTTCTGCCTATTACAAGGCACAGGATTCACCTTTCACCATAAATAATCTTGTAGGCTCGGCAGCATTTTGCTTAGGTGGAAGTTATGAATTGACCATCGATAACCCAGGTACCGGTAGTAACGATTCTCCTCTAAATTATCCTGAACTTACTTTTAATTGGTATAAACAAACTAGCGAAACCACTTCAGTTTTTGTTGAAGAGGGAAATAGCTTAACCGTTTCTGAACCAGGTACTTATTATTGTGAAACTAACTACGGCTCTTGTACTTCTAATTCATTTTCTAATCGAGTTACGGTTGTCGAAGCCAGCGGAAACACAGAATCTAGCATTAGTTCTAGTTTCGGGAATCCATTCTGCCCAGATGCAGGACCAACAACCTTAACTACCATTTCTGCAGATTCTTACCAGTGGTTTAAGGATGGTGTTGCCATCCCGGATTCAAATGTTCAATCTATCGAAACAGATGAATCGGGAGAATACTCAGTGAATATTGATTTAGGAAGTTGCGATACCAGTGCTAAAATTGTATTGGAGAGCGAACAATTTGCTAGTGACATAAGTGCTGCTGAAGTTAATTATTTGGCTGAAGGCGAAACGATGATGGTTGTTATTACAACCAATGCAGATTCCCCAATCTACAAATGGTTTTATAACGAAAGTTTGATTGAAGGAGCTTCTACTAATAGTTATGAAGTTTCAGAAGCAGGAAATTATAAAGTTACCATCAACCAAACAACGGGTTGTGAAGCTTCAAAAGAATATCAATTTAGAATTGCTTCTGCGGCAGATGTTGCAGAAATCCCCAATTTAATTAGCCCTAACGGAGATGGCTTCAACGATAGCTGGATGATTCCCCAAGAATATTTAAGTGGTTCTGATACTTCAATAACAATAATCAGTTCTCAAGGAAGAATTGTGTTTCAAACTAAAGAATATGCCAACGATTGGCCAAGAGAACAATTAGATTTTAATCAAATAAATCCAGTCTATTATTATGTCATTTCGCCTAAAGAAGGCAAAGAAAGAAAAGGCTCAATAACCGTAATAAAATAGCGTGAAAGAAGTACTACTATATATAGTTCTATTTTTCTGTATTACACAGCAACTCCATTCTCAAGAAGATGGAGTCGTTGCGTTTGATGTGCCTGCTAGAAATTCATTACGTTATAATCGGTTTATCATTAACCCAACTTTCAGCTTTGTTAGGGAATCCAATAAATATATCGCATTAAATAATAAACGGCAGTGGACACAGTTTGAAGATAATCCCAACACCTATTTATTTAGCTATTCGGGAAGACAAAATGAAAACATGGGAATCGGGATTGGACTTTTTCAACAAAATTATGGGGTCTTAACCACCTTTGGTGGCGTTTTAAATTATGCTTATAACGTGGCGTTAGCTCGTGAGAGCAATTTAACCTTTGGACTTAATGCGGGTTTTTATCAGAGCACCATAGACGACGGCAATATTATTACAAATCTGCCTGACCCTTCTCTTGCCAATATTGAAAAGAGCTCTCTAATAACCATAAACCCAGCTATAAATTATGGTGTTGGACAATTTGATTTTGGATTATCTGTAAACAACGCGGTTTTATATAATTTGAAGGCTTCAGAAATGGTTCAGGATAATCCGGAACAAAGCTTTCAAGGTCAACTTATGTTTACAGGTTATATGAATAGCCCAGGATTCTTCGACGAAAGCAAATTTTCGACTTTGGTTATTTCAGAATTTAAAACAGATAAGACCGTACTTTCCGGTCTATTGATGTTAATGGTACCCAAAGGAATTTGGGCTCAGGCAGGTTACAATACGCTTTATGGAATTACGGGCGGCTTAGGACTAAACATTACCCCACAGATTGCGATTGAATACAATTTTGAAAAGTCCATTGGTATGCTAGATGCTTTTGGAAGTTCTCATGATATCACTTTAGCTTATAAATTTAAGAGCACCGAGAAGTTTTATTATGCCGAAGAAGATGAAGAATTGGCATTGCTTTCAACCTCTGGAAATAATAGAAGAAAACCAAAACAATCTAATCTTAGCCAAGAGCGTAAAGAAACGATTGCAGCAAATAGAAAAGCTACGGCTGAAGCAGATAAACAAGCTAAGTTAGAATCTAAAGATGTTGCGGTTAAAGAGGAAAAAGCTGCGGCTCTTGAAGCTGAAAAACTTAAAATCGCAAGAGAACAAGAATTAGCCCAAGCGAAGTTAGATGCAGATGCAAAACAAAAAGAACAGCAACTAGCCCAGCAAGAAGCTAAAAAACAAAGAGAAGCCGAACTTCAATTAGCACAAAATCAAAAAGCAGAAGAAGCCGCCCAGAAAGCTGAGCAGGAAAAAATAGCAGCAGCTAAAGCTAAGCAGTTAGAAGCCGATAAAATTGCTGAAGCGCAAGCGCAGGCTAAGGCAAAAGCTATAGCCGATACAAAGGAAAAAGTAAGATTAGAGAAAGAAGCAATCGATAAAGCCAATGCGGAAGCAGAAGCTAAAAAACTAGCCGAAGTCGAAGCTCAAAATAAACTGAAGTTAGCAGAAGAACAAAGGGCAATTGCAGCTCAACAAGAAATAGAGCGTTTAGAAACTGAAGCTCTTAAACTAGCCGAGGCTGAAGCTAAAGCGAAGGCTGCAGAATTGGCTGAAGCTGAAGAAAAAGCAAGAGAACTTGCAGCAGCAGAAGCGAAAGCTAAACTGGTTCCTAAAGATGAAACCACTAAATCGTTAATCAGCCTTGCTGAGGTCACCGAAACAAATGATTCTGTTCAACAATCCTTATTGACTCAATTTGAAGAAACGGTTGATTCTAGAAGACAAGATTTAAATGATTTAAAAGAAGAAAATGATTTAGGAGATCAAGGGATTTTCTCTGAACCGAAACCTTTCAAGAGCATCACCGAAGAGAATAATAAGCTGATGGCTCTTAAAACACAATTAGAGACCAACATCAAAATTCAGGACGATAGAATTAAGGAATTGCAAAAGTTATATGATGAGAGATTTGAATTGTATCCGGTTGAACTAGATGAAATCAACCTAACCTATAAGAATAATATCGAGAAACTAAAAGCAAATCAGCTTAAAGCGATACAAGCTAAATCTAAATTAGAAGTTTCATTAAAGGAAATTGAGGCTGCCACAGATTTTGAAAGAAAACGAAGAATTAAGCGTGCATCCTATGATGATGAAACCGATAGATACAATAAAGATAGAGCGACCTTAAATTACCTACTAAATTCAACTCCTTTGGCATCTACGCCACCAACCGAGAAGGATTTTGATTTTGGAGAGGTTAGAAATGATATCCAGATTTTGAAGAATGTAAATAACATCGAAAGCGGATACTATATGGTAGTGGCAATTCACCAAGATATTGCTGATAGAGATGAATTCTTGAAGAAAGTAATCGAATCAGGAAGACGTGATATTAACTTCTTCTATGACCTAAAAACCAGTAAATACTATATCTATTATGAAAAATTCACGGATATAGCGAGTGCCGAACGTGCATTACAGAATAAAGGAAACCGAGCATATAACGGCAAGATGTCGATGGTAAAAATTGAAAACTAACAGATGACCCTATAGACCAAGTACCCTGATTTTTCGCAACGCCCTCAGTGAAGAATTTTAAAAAGAAACCCAAATCATGACTAAGCCTACTTTTCTTCAATATGGTATATTAACTTTACTCCTTCTTTTGGGCTTTCAGTTATTTGCCCAAACCTATAAACCTTTTACGCCGAGGGAGAACCTTAATGTAAGAGGGAGCATGCTAGTAATTGGAAACAGTATCCTTGGTAAGGATAATCAAGATTTCAATGACCTTTCCAAAGACAACCAGGACATTTCAATGCAATATATAGACATTGATGGGGATGCTTCTACATTTAGTTCCAGTAGTGCTAATTTATTGCTGCAGCCCCAAGAAGATGGAAGCCCAACTACCTGTTATCGCGTGGCCTACGCAGGCTTATATTGGGGAGCCGTGTTGCAAAGTGGCGATAGATCAGATATTAACAAAGTCAAATTTAAATTACCTGGTAGTTCCGTTTATACCAATATAACTGGCGAAATTGTCTATGATGCAATTGGCAATCCTATCGTCTCTGAAAACAATGAACCTGGTAATACACCATACGCCTGTTATGCCGAAGTAACTGATATGTTGGCGGGATTATCGGGTGTAGAAGGAACATATACTTTAGCAAATGTTACTTCAAGTTTGGGCTTCAATAATTCTACCGGCCTCTCTGCCGGATGGTCTCTAGTTGTTATTTATGAAGATCCCAATCTACACGCTAAATCTTTTACCACCTACGACGGATTCAGTCATATTTATGACGATCACTACGAACAAGTTCAAGTCACTGGGTTTACAACTCCACCAGCCGGACCTATAGATTTACAATTCGCATATGGGACCCTGGATGGCGATAGGACTAAGAGGGCTACAAAATTGGAAATAAACCGTAAAGAGGTCACTACACCTTTTAGGTCTGCAAACAAGTTTTTTGGCTCTGTTATAGAGAACTACAACGGTATTTCACATCCAAGAAATCCATTCAGCACCAATACTTTGGGTTATGATACGGGATTTTTGGAGATTAAAAACTCCGACCCAGAATATATAAAAAATAATGTTAGCGAAGCCAGTTTTACCTTACAGGTAGCAAGGGGCCAGGCCGACCCCATCTTTGTATTTTTTACTGCTTTTGCAGTTGATATTATTGCACCGGATATTGATTTGACGAAAATTGTATTGGATGAAAACGGGAACAATATCGATGGAGACGAAGTTATTATGGGACAAAGGGTATTCTATGAGATTAAATACCAAAGTGTCGGAAATGATAATGTTACTCAATTTACTATCAAGGATATTTTACCGGAGAATATCATCTTTGATCCTGCAACCGATATAGATTTAAGCAATGCGGGGGGAGCCACCCTTCAGTCTTATGATCCTGCTACAAGGACTATTATTTTTAGTATTCCAGATGCATCAGTAGAGATTAATGATCCCAGTTTTGTAATCCGTTTAGCTGTTAGGGTAGTTCCCAATTGCTATGATTTAACTACAGCTTGCTCCAATGAAATTAAGAATCAAGCTTTTGCTACCTATCGTGGTGTCCTTGATCCAACTATTATTGAAGAAGAAGGAAGTTTTGCGACAGTTGAGTGTTTGGGAATTCCCGCTCCCACCAACTTTTTAGTAAACCTTTCTAACTGTAATTTTGAAAAAACTGAAGTCTTATGTGGTAATAGTGTTTTGCTTAAGGCCGCAGATGGATACGATACATATTCCTGGTCTAGTAGCCCTTCGGGTCCTGTTATAAGCACAGATCAGACTTACACAGCTACCGAAACTGGTACCTACTATGTAACCAATACAATTAATTCTAACTGTATTACCATCGAGGAGGTATTTAATGTTATTACTTATGGTACTAACCTAACCAATCCTATTATTCCATTTGCCGATTTGTTACCTATCTGTCCTAATGATGGCAAGGTTCTACCTTATATTTTTCTTTGTGGTGCAAATGACGAACGCTCTATAACCACAGGAATAAGTGATGCCGTTTCCATAATATGGGAAAAATTGGATGAATCGAGCTGTGCGGCGGTAACGATTGATGATTGTGCCAATGAAGATGATGCATGTACTTGGAACCAAATAGCTACAGGTCCTAATTATACAGCAAATATTTCAGGTCAATTTCGAATTGTGATCAATTATCCAGGTGGATGCTACAGCATTTTTTACTTTAATGTTTATCAAAATTTATTACAACCTACGATAACAGCAAAAGACATTTTATGTACAACGCCTGGGCAGGTAACTGTTGGCGGTGTGCCATCGGGTTATGAATATAGTTTGGAGCCAAATGGCCCATATCAATCCTCTAATATATTCCCGGTTAGCAACCCAGGTTACTATAAGGTATATATAAGACAATTAGGAGTCGTTACAAATCCTTGTATTTTTCAAACACCTGAAGTTTATGTTAGACAAAGAGATTTTACAGTAAATTCAACTGTTATTCAACCCTCCTGTTTTGGAGATAAGGGAACAATTATCCTTGCCGCTAATGATGCGCTTCCGCAATATTACTTTAGTATATATGATGGAGCGACCTTGGTAAACAGTGTAGGACCATTACAAGCAAGTGATTATACATTCGAAAATTTAAATCCTGGCAGTTATACAGTTAATGTAAGTACGGACGACGGTTGTTTTTACACGGAAGATATAGCAATTATAGATCAACCTCTGTTATCGGTAACGGCAGCACTTACAGTTCCTTTAACATGTACAGAAGGTGAAATCACCATATATCCTGAAGGAGGCACCGCACCATATACCTATTTTATAAATAGTACGACTGTTTCTCAAGATATCCCGACTTATATCGTGGAATCTCCGGGAGTATATAATATTACGGTATATGATTATAATAGTTGTAGTGCAACCACTTCAATAACTGTCGAAGAAATTAAAAGACCAGAATATAATGTAACACATACGGACTTAAGTTGTTCTGATTCTAATGATGGTAATATAACCATCAACGTTACGAATGCAAATGGTAATGCTATCATGTATAGCATTGATAATGGAGTTTCATTTTTTGATTCACCTGTATTTTCCGGTATAGGAGCTGGAGCATATGAAGTAGTAGTACAATATACCTCAGGAGCCCAACCCTGCATTACAACTCCTACTTCCGTTACAATTAATGCTCCAGATCCAATTACAGCAACTGTTACACTAACAAACCCTTATAGCTGTATCAGCGATGCAACCATAACTGTTACTAACGTATCGGGTGGAACTGCTCCATACCAATATAGTCTAGATGGAGTTAATTTTCAGACTGGGAATTCATTTTCAGGATTAACACCTGGGTCCTATCAAGTGACGGTAAAAGATGCCAATAATTGTACTTATAATGCTGGCACTATAGTTATTGACCCCTTGCAACCACCTACAGATTTAAGCTTTTCACAGTCTCCTGTTACATGTCCTAGCAATACGGCTTCAATAACTATAGATTCTGTTACTGGTGGAGTATCTCCTTTTGAATATCAAATTATCGCTCCGGCCTCGGCAACAACAACCTATCAGACTTCCAACGTCTTTGCTGGTTTAGCTCCTGGAACCTATACCTTTCAGGTAAAGGATGCAAATGATTGTACTTATATTGAATCTTACACAATAGAACCCTTGCCACCTTTAACAGTGGATGTGGTTCTTACCAAGGATTTGGATTGTACAACCTCAACTGATGCAGTAATTACCGGGAACATATCCGGTAGCTTCCCTCCTTTCGTAGTGAGTTTAATACAAGGTGGGGGCACCCCCTCTATTACTGGAAATACCTTTACCTTATCTACATCGATTTCTGGTAATTATGAGTTTCAAATAACAGATGATAGAGGCTGTATTATACAATCGAGAATAATTACAGTATCCGATGTCATTGTTGTGACCGTAGATGTCGATAAGACGGATCCAAGCTGTGATGGTAATAGCAATGGCTCGATAAAATTAAACCCATTAACTGGTCAAGCACCTTTTACTTATAGTATTGATGGTGGTATCAATTTTGTAACGACCAATGTGTTTGGTGGATTAGCAGCAGGAACTTATAATTATGTAGTTCAAGATAATAATGGCTGTAGTGTCTCAGCTGCTGTAGATTTAGAGGATCCTTTGCCGTTGGATATTACAATTATCAGTAATCCAATTCAATGTAATCCTAATGTGCCCGGAAGTATAGATGTATCAATCAACTCTGGAGGGGTGGCACCCTTTACTTATACCTTATACGATAATGATTTTACCCAGATTGATTCTAATGTTGGTAGCAATTCCACAACACATACTTTCTCTGGACTGGATTTTCAAGATTATTTCGTTTCTGTAATAGATTCAAAGGGTTGTGAATTTAATAGTGAAGGGATAAGAATTGAATCCCCACCAAATATTGTTTTGACTGGAAATTCTTCTTCTGGTACTTGTGTTGGAGGTGCGATAGTAGATATCGATGTGATTACAGGTGTTGGCCCATACACATATTCAATATATGGGCAGCCTACAACGGCGTTTGGCCCGACAAATTTAACTACCCATCAATTTACTGGGTTAAATCATGGGACCACTTATCAGTTCCAGGTTATAGACGGAGGTGGATGTTATTCTTTGATTGAAGTCACTACGCCAAGCTTGTCGCCACTCGAAATAAATTCCATAATCACATCTGATGTTAATTGTTTTGGAGAAAGTGATGGATCCGTAAGTTTTACGATATCCAATTATGGACCCATGACAACAACATTATATTATGAAATACAGGATCAATTATCCAATACCGCCATTACACCGGCTAAAAATGGTGTCATTTTAGGCCTTACGGGTGCTCCAGCGAGTGGAACAATATCAGGCTTACCAGCTGGAACATATACATTATTTGTTAGGGAAAATGATGGTAGCTTGTGTACGGTGTCGAGTCCATTTCAAATTAAACCTCCATTTCATCCATTATTATCTGTAATAGCCGCAGTTGAGAATGCCAATTGTAATGACCAGGCACAACTTACAATTTCAACCACAGGAGGAACTGCGCCTTATGAATATGCAATTGGAGCACCTGGTTTTATACCTGTTTCTTCTGACTTTAACAATAGTAACGTAGTGTACTTAGACTATTTTACCCAAACCAATTGGGACATCGTTACAAGAGATGCAAATGGATGTGAAATAAGAATTAATGAAAATATAAATATTGATCCAGAGCCCGTAATAGCAGCCAATTTAAACGATGCGTGCGTTGATGCCGACGGAAATTTTAAAGTTGAAGTTTCAGTAGAAACTGCAGGTATTCCTCCTTATAGCTACAGTATAGATGGAGGTGCGTTTCAAACGATGGCTGCTCCCTTTACCATAACTAATTTGGCTTCCGGGACCCATACATTTGAGATAAGAGATTCAAATGGATGTGGTAATCTGGTTAGTCTGGATATTTATTCTCCCGTTAATCTAGTCTCTGAATTAACGGCTTTGCCTACTTGTAATGACGATGATGGAGAAGTAACACTTACTGCGAGTGGTGGTTCTGGATCTTATACCTATTCTATAAGTCCTAATCCTGCTTCTGTAATTTTAAATGGTAATATATACTCGGGTCTACCTTCAGGCACGTATGAAATAATGGTAACGGACACCGTTACCCTTTGTACGGCAAACGTTGAAATTGTTTTACCCGAAGCACCAGCTTTAAATTTTACAACAGTGCCTTCTGCGGTAACTTGTTTCGGAGATGATAGTGGTTCATTCTTGTTAAACCTATTAAGCTACTCCGGAGCTTATTCCTATGAAGTCACCGATAGCTCCAATAACTCAGTAACCGGAGTTGTCTTAACCAATACATCGACAAATCCTGAAAATGTTTCAGGCTTGTTTGCAGGAACTTATTCGGTATTGGTTAAAGAATTGGAAAGTCCATTTTGTACAGCCACAGAAACTGTAATTATATCATCCCCTTTTGAAGAATTAACACTTATTGCAGATGAAACTTCTAATGTTACTTGTGATAATGATAGAGGAACTATTGTAGCAATCGCAAACGGTGGTTCAGGAGGATTTGAATACGAATTAACCGGAAACACTACTATTGGATATTCACCCAGCGGTACCTTCAGCGGATTATCGGCAGGTGATTATACTGTAAATGCAAAAGATTCTGAAGGATGTATAGCTTCGACCAATATTACATTATCAGAGCCACCTCCTATAGATGCCACGGTTATGGCCAATACAAACACATTGAGCTGTTCTGAAGATAGGAATGCAACAATTACAATAAGCAATGTTACTGGAGGACAAGGCAGTAATTATACCTATACCTTAAACAGAATATCGCCCACAGTGAGTTCTTCAGGCCCACAAACCTCACCTATATTTTCAGGATTAGGAGCAGGTACTTATAGTGTAGATGTTACTGATGGGTACAATTGTATATATATATCAACAGAAATTATCATTAGCGAACCAACTCCTATAATATCAGATTTGGTTTTAGAAACGACACAATCTTGTTTAACTCAGGCAACATTAACACTGAGCGCTACTGGAGGAACTGGTACCTACAGCTATAGTGCCACAGCCAACTTCAGTAATGTCTTGGGATCATTTAGCAGTTCAATAACATTTCCTGTACAAGCCGGCACCTATACATTTTATGTAAAGGATGCCAATGGCTGTGTTGCCAATGTGTCAAATCAAATAAGTGTTGAAGAATTTCCTCCATTGGTAGTTAATCTAGATACCACCAATTCGTCAATTAATTGTGCCGGAGACAGTACTGGTGTTATTGTAGCCACAGCTCAGGGAGGAGTTGGTGATTATACTTATACGCTACAGGATGGGTCAGGTAATGCTATTTCCGGAGTGCTTCAAGAGAATCCTGGAGTTTTTACAGGGCTACCTGTAGGAACCTATAAAGTAAATGTAACCAGTGGTGATTGCGACGAAACATCAAGTCCAGTAAATATCACAGAACCCAATTCGCCTTTATTGGTCAATTTTTCCACTACCAATATAACATGTGCAGGGAATAGCGACGGAATTATAACCATAGAAGCAAGTGGAGGATCCGGTATAATAAAATACGCTATATCACCTCAACTCGATCAATTTTTTGATGATCCCGTATTTGATAACCTTCCATCTGGAACTTATCAGATCATTGTACAGGACCAATTAGGTTGTTATGAAATTATTGAAGCTACTATTGATGAGCCGGATCCTGTTGTGATCACAATTGTTCCAAACTCTGTTTTACCAGAAGTTTGCGACGGTGATAATAATGGAGAATTTAGTATCACTATTTCAGGTGGAAAACTTCCATACAGTGTGAGCTTAGATTCTTACGATGGACCTTATACCGAAGGCGATGTAAATCAAACAGAATTCGATTTTACAGAACTGGGCGGTGGAGACCACATCGTTTTTGTTAGGGATGCCGCAGGCTGTGAATCGGAATGGAACATCACTTTCCCCGAATCTATAAATTTCAATCCAGTAATCGAGGTGGCCTATTTATGTAACAATAATTCCTTAGGTAATACTGTCACGGTCACCATAGAAGAGGATGTAGATGCTGCCGATGTAGATTATTCATTAGATGGCGGACCTTATCAATCTAGCAACGTCTTTAATAATGTAGCTGCAGCTGTCGGTCATACTATTTCGGTAAGACATTCCAATGGTTGTATACAATCTGATTTAAGCTTCGATATTGAAGATTACATTCCTCTAGATATGGAATTGATTGAAGGTGAAATAAACGAAATAGTTGCAGGAGTAACTGGAGGAAGCGGAACTTATGAATATTGGTTAAATGGCGAGTCCCAAGGAACCAAAAATTCATTTTTCATAACTGCATCTGGTACCTATACTGTATTAGTGATAGATAGCAACGGATGTTCTATTGAGAAATCAATCCAGATGGAATATATCGACATATGTATTGCAAATTACTTTACGCCAAACGGAGATGGCATACAAGATGGTTGGGCACCTGGTTGCTCAAATCAATATGAAAATCTTACGTTCAAAATCTTTGACCGATATGGTCGCA
Encoded here:
- a CDS encoding gliding motility-associated C-terminal domain-containing protein, which codes for MTKPTFLQYGILTLLLLLGFQLFAQTYKPFTPRENLNVRGSMLVIGNSILGKDNQDFNDLSKDNQDISMQYIDIDGDASTFSSSSANLLLQPQEDGSPTTCYRVAYAGLYWGAVLQSGDRSDINKVKFKLPGSSVYTNITGEIVYDAIGNPIVSENNEPGNTPYACYAEVTDMLAGLSGVEGTYTLANVTSSLGFNNSTGLSAGWSLVVIYEDPNLHAKSFTTYDGFSHIYDDHYEQVQVTGFTTPPAGPIDLQFAYGTLDGDRTKRATKLEINRKEVTTPFRSANKFFGSVIENYNGISHPRNPFSTNTLGYDTGFLEIKNSDPEYIKNNVSEASFTLQVARGQADPIFVFFTAFAVDIIAPDIDLTKIVLDENGNNIDGDEVIMGQRVFYEIKYQSVGNDNVTQFTIKDILPENIIFDPATDIDLSNAGGATLQSYDPATRTIIFSIPDASVEINDPSFVIRLAVRVVPNCYDLTTACSNEIKNQAFATYRGVLDPTIIEEEGSFATVECLGIPAPTNFLVNLSNCNFEKTEVLCGNSVLLKAADGYDTYSWSSSPSGPVISTDQTYTATETGTYYVTNTINSNCITIEEVFNVITYGTNLTNPIIPFADLLPICPNDGKVLPYIFLCGANDERSITTGISDAVSIIWEKLDESSCAAVTIDDCANEDDACTWNQIATGPNYTANISGQFRIVINYPGGCYSIFYFNVYQNLLQPTITAKDILCTTPGQVTVGGVPSGYEYSLEPNGPYQSSNIFPVSNPGYYKVYIRQLGVVTNPCIFQTPEVYVRQRDFTVNSTVIQPSCFGDKGTIILAANDALPQYYFSIYDGATLVNSVGPLQASDYTFENLNPGSYTVNVSTDDGCFYTEDIAIIDQPLLSVTAALTVPLTCTEGEITIYPEGGTAPYTYFINSTTVSQDIPTYIVESPGVYNITVYDYNSCSATTSITVEEIKRPEYNVTHTDLSCSDSNDGNITINVTNANGNAIMYSIDNGVSFFDSPVFSGIGAGAYEVVVQYTSGAQPCITTPTSVTINAPDPITATVTLTNPYSCISDATITVTNVSGGTAPYQYSLDGVNFQTGNSFSGLTPGSYQVTVKDANNCTYNAGTIVIDPLQPPTDLSFSQSPVTCPSNTASITIDSVTGGVSPFEYQIIAPASATTTYQTSNVFAGLAPGTYTFQVKDANDCTYIESYTIEPLPPLTVDVVLTKDLDCTTSTDAVITGNISGSFPPFVVSLIQGGGTPSITGNTFTLSTSISGNYEFQITDDRGCIIQSRIITVSDVIVVTVDVDKTDPSCDGNSNGSIKLNPLTGQAPFTYSIDGGINFVTTNVFGGLAAGTYNYVVQDNNGCSVSAAVDLEDPLPLDITIISNPIQCNPNVPGSIDVSINSGGVAPFTYTLYDNDFTQIDSNVGSNSTTHTFSGLDFQDYFVSVIDSKGCEFNSEGIRIESPPNIVLTGNSSSGTCVGGAIVDIDVITGVGPYTYSIYGQPTTAFGPTNLTTHQFTGLNHGTTYQFQVIDGGGCYSLIEVTTPSLSPLEINSIITSDVNCFGESDGSVSFTISNYGPMTTTLYYEIQDQLSNTAITPAKNGVILGLTGAPASGTISGLPAGTYTLFVRENDGSLCTVSSPFQIKPPFHPLLSVIAAVENANCNDQAQLTISTTGGTAPYEYAIGAPGFIPVSSDFNNSNVVYLDYFTQTNWDIVTRDANGCEIRINENINIDPEPVIAANLNDACVDADGNFKVEVSVETAGIPPYSYSIDGGAFQTMAAPFTITNLASGTHTFEIRDSNGCGNLVSLDIYSPVNLVSELTALPTCNDDDGEVTLTASGGSGSYTYSISPNPASVILNGNIYSGLPSGTYEIMVTDTVTLCTANVEIVLPEAPALNFTTVPSAVTCFGDDSGSFLLNLLSYSGAYSYEVTDSSNNSVTGVVLTNTSTNPENVSGLFAGTYSVLVKELESPFCTATETVIISSPFEELTLIADETSNVTCDNDRGTIVAIANGGSGGFEYELTGNTTIGYSPSGTFSGLSAGDYTVNAKDSEGCIASTNITLSEPPPIDATVMANTNTLSCSEDRNATITISNVTGGQGSNYTYTLNRISPTVSSSGPQTSPIFSGLGAGTYSVDVTDGYNCIYISTEIIISEPTPIISDLVLETTQSCLTQATLTLSATGGTGTYSYSATANFSNVLGSFSSSITFPVQAGTYTFYVKDANGCVANVSNQISVEEFPPLVVNLDTTNSSINCAGDSTGVIVATAQGGVGDYTYTLQDGSGNAISGVLQENPGVFTGLPVGTYKVNVTSGDCDETSSPVNITEPNSPLLVNFSTTNITCAGNSDGIITIEASGGSGIIKYAISPQLDQFFDDPVFDNLPSGTYQIIVQDQLGCYEIIEATIDEPDPVVITIVPNSVLPEVCDGDNNGEFSITISGGKLPYSVSLDSYDGPYTEGDVNQTEFDFTELGGGDHIVFVRDAAGCESEWNITFPESINFNPVIEVAYLCNNNSLGNTVTVTIEEDVDAADVDYSLDGGPYQSSNVFNNVAAAVGHTISVRHSNGCIQSDLSFDIEDYIPLDMELIEGEINEIVAGVTGGSGTYEYWLNGESQGTKNSFFITASGTYTVLVIDSNGCSIEKSIQMEYIDICIANYFTPNGDGIQDGWAPGCSNQYENLTFKIFDRYGRKVAELNQGEKWDGKYHGKPLPTGDYWYVVDLNFGNDDREFVGHFTLYR
- a CDS encoding gliding motility-associated C-terminal domain-containing protein, whose amino-acid sequence is MRNFTPILSMFMVLISSSALAQLVIGKPNLEFTQACASSSFNNYNLSFIFSPADGLSSSNQFILELSDESGSFQNATVLYTSSAGTVMTSPASVNFSFPSTISGEGYKIRVKSTFPVATSTGSNVFSAYYKAQDSPFTINNLVGSAAFCLGGSYELTIDNPGTGSNDSPLNYPELTFNWYKQTSETTSVFVEEGNSLTVSEPGTYYCETNYGSCTSNSFSNRVTVVEASGNTESSISSSFGNPFCPDAGPTTLTTISADSYQWFKDGVAIPDSNVQSIETDESGEYSVNIDLGSCDTSAKIVLESEQFASDISAAEVNYLAEGETMMVVITTNADSPIYKWFYNESLIEGASTNSYEVSEAGNYKVTINQTTGCEASKEYQFRIASAADVAEIPNLISPNGDGFNDSWMIPQEYLSGSDTSITIISSQGRIVFQTKEYANDWPREQLDFNQINPVYYYVISPKEGKERKGSITVIK
- a CDS encoding type IX secretion system membrane protein, PorP/SprF family, translating into MKEVLLYIVLFFCITQQLHSQEDGVVAFDVPARNSLRYNRFIINPTFSFVRESNKYIALNNKRQWTQFEDNPNTYLFSYSGRQNENMGIGIGLFQQNYGVLTTFGGVLNYAYNVALARESNLTFGLNAGFYQSTIDDGNIITNLPDPSLANIEKSSLITINPAINYGVGQFDFGLSVNNAVLYNLKASEMVQDNPEQSFQGQLMFTGYMNSPGFFDESKFSTLVISEFKTDKTVLSGLLMLMVPKGIWAQAGYNTLYGITGGLGLNITPQIAIEYNFEKSIGMLDAFGSSHDITLAYKFKSTEKFYYAEEDEELALLSTSGNNRRKPKQSNLSQERKETIAANRKATAEADKQAKLESKDVAVKEEKAAALEAEKLKIAREQELAQAKLDADAKQKEQQLAQQEAKKQREAELQLAQNQKAEEAAQKAEQEKIAAAKAKQLEADKIAEAQAQAKAKAIADTKEKVRLEKEAIDKANAEAEAKKLAEVEAQNKLKLAEEQRAIAAQQEIERLETEALKLAEAEAKAKAAELAEAEEKARELAAAEAKAKLVPKDETTKSLISLAEVTETNDSVQQSLLTQFEETVDSRRQDLNDLKEENDLGDQGIFSEPKPFKSITEENNKLMALKTQLETNIKIQDDRIKELQKLYDERFELYPVELDEINLTYKNNIEKLKANQLKAIQAKSKLEVSLKEIEAATDFERKRRIKRASYDDETDRYNKDRATLNYLLNSTPLASTPPTEKDFDFGEVRNDIQILKNVNNIESGYYMVVAIHQDIADRDEFLKKVIESGRRDINFFYDLKTSKYYIYYEKFTDIASAERALQNKGNRAYNGKMSMVKIEN